From Nycticebus coucang isolate mNycCou1 chromosome 6, mNycCou1.pri, whole genome shotgun sequence, the proteins below share one genomic window:
- the TGM1 gene encoding protein-glutamine gamma-glutamyltransferase K has translation MMDGLRSDVGRWGGSPFPPPTTPSPEPEPDRRSRRSGRSFWARCCGCCSCRSGADDDWGPEPSGSRGRGSSTRGGRSDSRGSDTRRPGSRGSAVNAAGDGIIREGMLVVTDVDLLSSRSGQNRREHHTDEFEYEELIVRRGQPFCMVLILSRPYESSDRITLELLIGNNPEVGKGTRVIIPVGKGGSGGWKAQVIKASGQNLNLRVHTSPNAIIGKFQFTVHTHTDAGEFQLPFDPHNEIYILFNPWCPEDIVFVDHEDWRQEYVLNESGRIYYGTEAQIGERTWNYGQFDHGVLDACLYILDRRGMPYGGRGDPVSVSRVISAMVNSLDDNGVLIGNWSGDYSRGTNPSAWVGSVEILLSYLRTGYSVPYGQCWVFAGVTTTVLRCLGLATRTVTNFNSAHDTDTSLTMDIYFDENMKPLEHLNHDSVWNFHVWNDCWMKRPDLPSGFDGWQVVDATPQETSSGIFCCGPCSVESIKNGLVYMKYDTPFIFAEVNSDKVYWQRQDDGSFKIVYVEEKAIGTLIVTKAIGSNMRDDVTHIYKHPEGSDAERKAVETAAAHGSKPNLYANRDSAEDVTMQVEAPDAVMGQDLTVCVLLTNHSSSHRTVKLHLYLSVTFYTGVTGTIFKETKKEVVLAPGASDRVAMPVAYKEYRPHLVDQGAMLLNVSGHVKENGQVLAKQHTFRLRTPDLSLTLLGAAVVGQECEVQIVFKNPLPVTLTNVVFRLEGSGLQRPKILNVGDIGGNETVTLRQTFVPVRPGPRQLIASLDSPQLSQVHGVIQVDVAPASGGGGFFSDAGGGSSPSGEAIPMASRGGA, from the exons ATGATGGATGGGCTTCGTTCAGATGTGGGCCGCTGGGGTGGGAGCCCCTTTCCGCCTCCTACCACGCCATctccagagccagagccagacagaCGTTCTCGCAGAAGTGGCCGTTCCTTCTGGGCTcgctgctgtggctgctgctcatGCCGAAGTGGGGCAGATGATGACTGGGGGCCTGAACCCTCTGGCTCCAGGGGTCGAGGGTCCAGCACTAGGGGTGGAAGATCTGACTCCCGGGGCTCAGACACCCGCCGCCCTGGCTCCCGGGGCAGCGCTGTAAATGCAGCAGGAGATGGCATCATTCGAG AGGGCATGCTGGTGGTGACCGATGTGGATTTGCTGAGCTCCCGATCAGGCCAGAACCGCCGAGAGCACCACACAGACGAGTTTGAGTATGAAGAGCTGATTGTGCGCCGAGGGCAGCCCTTCTGCATGGTCCTCATCCTGTCCCGGCCCTATGAGTCCTCTGATCGCATCACCCTTGAGCTGCTCATTG GAAACAACCCAGAGGTGGGCAAGGGCACTCGTGTGATCATCCCTGTGGGCAAAGGGGGCAGTGGGGGCTGGAAGGCCCAGGTGATCAAGGCCAGTGGGCAGAACCTGAATCTGCGAGTCCACACCTCCCCCAACGCCATCATCGGCAAGTTCCAGTTCAcagtccacacacacacagatgctggGGAGTTCCAATTGCCCTTTGACCCCCACAATGAGATCTACATCCTCTTCAACCCCTGGTGCCCAG AGGACATCGTGTTTGTGGACCATGAGGACTGGCGGCAGGAGTATGTGCTTAATGAGTCAGGGAGAATTTACTACGGGACTGAGGCACAGATTGGCGAGCGGACCTGGAACTATGGCCAG TTTGACCATGGAGTGCTGGATGCCTGCCTGTACATCCTGGACCGGCGAGGGATGCCATACGGAGGCCGTGGGGACCCAGTCAGTGTCTCCCGGGTCATCTCTGCCATG GTGAACTCCCTGGATGACAATGGAGTCCTGATTGGCAACTGGTCTGGTGATTACTCCCGAGGCACCAACCCTTCAGCATGGGTGGGCAGCGTGGAGATCCTGCTCAGCTACCTACGCACTGGCTATTCTGTGCCCTATGGCCAGTGCTGGGTCTTTGCTGGTGTGACCACCACAG TGCTACGCTGCCTGGGCCTGGCCACCCGTACTGTCACCAACTTCAACTCTGCACACGACACAGACACATCCCTCACCATGGACATCTACTTTGATGAGAACATGAAGCCACTTGAGCACTTGAACCATGATTCTGTTTG GAACTTCCATGTTTGGAATGATTGCTGGATGAAGAGGCCAGACCTACCCTCAGGCTTTGATGGGTGGCAGGTTGTGGACGCTACACCCCAAGAGACCAGCAGCG GCATCTTCTGCTGTGGCCCCTGCTCTGTGGAATCCATCAAGAATGGCCTGGTCTACATGAAGTACGACACACCCTTCATTTTTGCCGAG GTGAATAGCGACAAGGTATACTGGCAGCGGCAGGACGATGGCAGCTTCAAGATTGTATACGTGGAGGAGAAGGCCATAGGCACACTCATTGTCACGAAGGCCATTGGCTCCAACATGCGTGATGATGTCACCCACATCTATAAGCACCCAGAAG GCTCAGATGCAGAGAGGAAAGCAGTAGAGACTGCAGCTGCCCATGGCAGCAAACCCAACTTGTACGCCAACCGGGACTCGGCGGAGGATGTGACAATGCAGGTGGAGGCACCAGATGCTGTGATGGGGCAGGACCTGACGGTCTGTGTGCTACTGACCAATCACAGTAGCAGCCACCGCACTGTGAAGCTGCACCTCTACCTCTCTGTCACCTTCTACACTGGAGTCACTGGGACCATCTTCAAGGAGACCAAGAAGGAAGTGGTGCTGGCACCAGGAGCCT CGGATCGCGTGGCCATGCCCGTGGCCTACAAGGAATACCGGCCCCACCTGGTGGACCAGGGGGCCATGCTGCTCAATGTCTCAGGCCACGTCAAGGAGAACGGGCAGGTGCTGGCCAAGCAGCATACCTTCCGTCTGCGCACCCCTGACCTCTCCCTCACG TTACTGGGAGCAGCCGTGGTTGGCCAGGAATGCGAAGTACAGATCGTCTTCAAGAACCCCCTGCCTGTCACCCTCACCAATGTCGTCTTCCGGCTCGAGGGGTCTGGGTTACAGAGACCCAAGATCCTCAATGTTGG
- the RABGGTA gene encoding geranylgeranyl transferase type-2 subunit alpha isoform X2, translating into MHGRLKVKTSEEQAEAKRLEREQKLKLYQSATQAVFQKRQAGELDESVLELTSQILGANPDFATLWNCRREVLLQLETQKSPEELATLVKAELSFLESCLRVNPKSYGTWHHRYWLLGRLPEPNWTRELELCARFLEVDERNFHCWDYRRFLAAQAAVPPAEELAFTDSLITRNFSNYSSWHYRSCLLPQLHPQPDSGPQGRLPEDVLLKELELVQNAFFTDPNDQSAWFYHRWLLGRADPQDALRCLHVSRDEACLTVSFSRPLLVGSRMETLLLMVDESPLIVEWRTPDGRNRPSHVWLCDLPAASLNDQLPQHSFRVIWTAGDAQKECVLFQGRQECWCRDSTTDEELFRYELSVEKSTVLQSELESCKELQELEPENKWCLLTIILLMRALDPLLYEKETLQYFQTLKAVDPMRTAYLDDLRSKFLLENSVLKMEYAEVRVLYLAHKDLTVLCHLEQLLLVTHLDLSHNRLRALPPALAALRCLERCPGGSLDFPPTSSSLTHEPLCAP; encoded by the exons ATG CACGGGCGCCTGAAGGTGAAGACATCAGAAGAGCAGGCGGAAGCCAAAAGGCTAGAGCGGGAGCAAAAGCTGAAGCTATACCAGTCAGCCACCCAGGCCGTCTTCCAGAAG CGCCAGGCTGGTGAGCTGGATGAGTCAGTACTGGAACTGACAAGCCAGATTCTGGGAGCCAACCCTGATTTTGCCACCCTTTGGAACTGCCGACGAGAGGTTCTCCTGCAGCTGGAGACCCAAAA GTCCCCTGAAGAGTTGGCCACTCTGGTGAAGGCTGAACTGAGCTTCCTGGAGAGCTGCCTGAGGGTGAATCCTAAGTCCTATGGTACCTGGCACCACCGTTACTGGCTGCTGGGACGACTGCCTGAGCCCAATTGGACCCGGGAGCTAGAGCTGTGCGCCCGCTTCCTGGAAGTTGATGAGCGTAACT TTCATTGCTGGGACTATCGGCGGTTTCTGGCTGCACAGGCAGCTGTGCCCCCTGCAGAAGAGCTAGCCTTTACTGATAGCCTCATCACCCGAAACTTCTCCAACTATTCCTCTTGGCATTACCGCTCCTGCCTCTTGCCCCAGCTGCACCCTCAGCCAGACTCTGGACCACAGGGGCGCCTCCCTGAGGATGTGCTTCTCAAAG AGCTGGAGCTGGTGCAGAATGCTTTCTTCACTGACCCCAATGATCAGAGTGCCTGGTTCTATCACCGCTGGCTTCTGGGCCGAG CTGACCCCCAGGATGCGCTGCGCTGCCTGCATGTGAGCCGGGACGAGGCCTGTCTGACCGTCTCCTTCTCTCGGCCCCTTCTA gtgGGCTCCAGGATGGAGACCTTGCTACTCATGGTTGATGAGTCACCCCTGATTGTGGAGTGGAGGACCCCAGATGGCAGGAACCGGCCCAGCCATGTCTGG CTCTGCGACCTGCCCGCTGCCTCCCTCAATGACCAGTTGCCCCAACACAGCTTTCGTGTCATTTGGACAGCAGGCGATGCCCAGAAAGAATGTGTGCTATTTCAAG GCCGCCAGGAATGCTGGTGCCGTGACTCCACCACAGATGAGGAGCTATTCAG GTACGAGCTGTCAGTAGAGAAATCCACGGTGCTACAGTCTGAGCTTGAATCCTGTAAGGAGCTGCAGGAGCTGGAACCTGAAAATAAAT GGTGCCTACTCACCATCATCCTGCTGATGCGGGCCCTAGACCCTCTACTGTATGAGAAGGAGACACTGCAGTACTTCCAGACCCTCAAG gCCGTGGACCCCATGCGGACAGCATATCTGGATGACCTGCGCAGCAAATTCTTGCTGGAGAACAGTGTGCTCAAGATGGAGTACGCCGAGGTGCGCGTGCTGTACCTGGCTCACAAG gatctgaCAGTTCTCTGCCACCTGGAACAGCTGCTCTTGGTCACTCATCTTGACTTGTCACATAATCGTCTTCGAGCCCTGCCACCTGCCCTGGCTGCCCTGCGCTGCCTTGAG AGATgtccaggaggatcacttgacttcCCGCCAACATCATCCAGCCTGACCCATGAGCCCCTCTGTGCACCATAA
- the RABGGTA gene encoding geranylgeranyl transferase type-2 subunit alpha isoform X1, with the protein MHGRLKVKTSEEQAEAKRLEREQKLKLYQSATQAVFQKRQAGELDESVLELTSQILGANPDFATLWNCRREVLLQLETQKSPEELATLVKAELSFLESCLRVNPKSYGTWHHRYWLLGRLPEPNWTRELELCARFLEVDERNFHCWDYRRFLAAQAAVPPAEELAFTDSLITRNFSNYSSWHYRSCLLPQLHPQPDSGPQGRLPEDVLLKELELVQNAFFTDPNDQSAWFYHRWLLGRADPQDALRCLHVSRDEACLTVSFSRPLLVGSRMETLLLMVDESPLIVEWRTPDGRNRPSHVWLCDLPAASLNDQLPQHSFRVIWTAGDAQKECVLFQGRQECWCRDSTTDEELFRYELSVEKSTVLQSELESCKELQELEPENKWCLLTIILLMRALDPLLYEKETLQYFQTLKAVDPMRTAYLDDLRSKFLLENSVLKMEYAEVRVLYLAHKDLTVLCHLEQLLLVTHLDLSHNRLRALPPALAALRCLEVLQANDNIIESLDGVTNLPRLQELLLCNNRLQQPAALQPLASCSRLVLLNLQGNPLCQAGDIMEHLAELLPSVSSILT; encoded by the exons ATG CACGGGCGCCTGAAGGTGAAGACATCAGAAGAGCAGGCGGAAGCCAAAAGGCTAGAGCGGGAGCAAAAGCTGAAGCTATACCAGTCAGCCACCCAGGCCGTCTTCCAGAAG CGCCAGGCTGGTGAGCTGGATGAGTCAGTACTGGAACTGACAAGCCAGATTCTGGGAGCCAACCCTGATTTTGCCACCCTTTGGAACTGCCGACGAGAGGTTCTCCTGCAGCTGGAGACCCAAAA GTCCCCTGAAGAGTTGGCCACTCTGGTGAAGGCTGAACTGAGCTTCCTGGAGAGCTGCCTGAGGGTGAATCCTAAGTCCTATGGTACCTGGCACCACCGTTACTGGCTGCTGGGACGACTGCCTGAGCCCAATTGGACCCGGGAGCTAGAGCTGTGCGCCCGCTTCCTGGAAGTTGATGAGCGTAACT TTCATTGCTGGGACTATCGGCGGTTTCTGGCTGCACAGGCAGCTGTGCCCCCTGCAGAAGAGCTAGCCTTTACTGATAGCCTCATCACCCGAAACTTCTCCAACTATTCCTCTTGGCATTACCGCTCCTGCCTCTTGCCCCAGCTGCACCCTCAGCCAGACTCTGGACCACAGGGGCGCCTCCCTGAGGATGTGCTTCTCAAAG AGCTGGAGCTGGTGCAGAATGCTTTCTTCACTGACCCCAATGATCAGAGTGCCTGGTTCTATCACCGCTGGCTTCTGGGCCGAG CTGACCCCCAGGATGCGCTGCGCTGCCTGCATGTGAGCCGGGACGAGGCCTGTCTGACCGTCTCCTTCTCTCGGCCCCTTCTA gtgGGCTCCAGGATGGAGACCTTGCTACTCATGGTTGATGAGTCACCCCTGATTGTGGAGTGGAGGACCCCAGATGGCAGGAACCGGCCCAGCCATGTCTGG CTCTGCGACCTGCCCGCTGCCTCCCTCAATGACCAGTTGCCCCAACACAGCTTTCGTGTCATTTGGACAGCAGGCGATGCCCAGAAAGAATGTGTGCTATTTCAAG GCCGCCAGGAATGCTGGTGCCGTGACTCCACCACAGATGAGGAGCTATTCAG GTACGAGCTGTCAGTAGAGAAATCCACGGTGCTACAGTCTGAGCTTGAATCCTGTAAGGAGCTGCAGGAGCTGGAACCTGAAAATAAAT GGTGCCTACTCACCATCATCCTGCTGATGCGGGCCCTAGACCCTCTACTGTATGAGAAGGAGACACTGCAGTACTTCCAGACCCTCAAG gCCGTGGACCCCATGCGGACAGCATATCTGGATGACCTGCGCAGCAAATTCTTGCTGGAGAACAGTGTGCTCAAGATGGAGTACGCCGAGGTGCGCGTGCTGTACCTGGCTCACAAG gatctgaCAGTTCTCTGCCACCTGGAACAGCTGCTCTTGGTCACTCATCTTGACTTGTCACATAATCGTCTTCGAGCCCTGCCACCTGCCCTGGCTGCCCTGCGCTGCCTTGAG GTGCTGCAGGCCAATGATAATATCATAGAGTCCCTGGATGGAGTCACCAACCTGCCCCGGCTGCAGGAGCTGCTGCTGTGCAACAACC GCCTTCAGCAGCCTGCAGCACTCCAGCCTCTTGCCTCCTGCTCCAGGCTGGTCCTACTCAACCTGCAGGGCAACCCACTGTGCCAGGCAGGGGACATCATGGAGCACCTGGCTGAACTTCTACCTTCAGTTAGCAGCATCCTCACCTAA